AAATGGTGAGCATCGTGCTTTTGTTACTACAGGTACCTATGAAGCCGTTTTTCCTTTAGATATTTATCCAATGCAAATTTTAAAAGCTTGTATGTATAAAGATTTAGATGAAATGGAAGCTTTAGGTATGTACGAAGTAGCACCTGAAGATTTTGCATTAACAGAATTTGTTTGTGTATCTAAACAACCACATCAAAAAATAATTAGAGAAGGTTTAGACTTAATGCTTAAAGAGATAGGATAATGGGTTTAAAAGAAAAATTACATAGTTTTAAGGAAAAGAATAAAAGCAAAAAGTGGTTGCCAGCATTTTCTGCAATCCACACGTTTTTATACTTACCAAACGAGACCACACATAATGGAACTCATATAAAAGCAGCCGATGATTTAAAGCGTACCATGAATACCGTTATTATGGCAATGGTACCTTGTTTAATTTTCGGAATGTTTAATGCGGGGTATCAGCATAATGTTCAGATTGGAGATATTCAAGCAGTAACATCAGGTTTCTTTAGTTCAGAATTTTGGATTATGGATAACTTCTTAATTGGTTTCTGGAAAATATTACCATTAGTTATTGTGTCTTATGGAGTAGGTTTAGGAATTGAATTTATATTCGCAATTATAAAACAACACGAAGTAGAGGAAGGGTATTTAGTAACAGGAATGTTAGTGCCTTTAATTGTACCTGTTGATATTCCATTATGGATGCTTGCTGTTGCAGTAGTGTTTGGAGTTGTTATAGGTAAAGAAGTTTTTGGAGGTACAGGAATGAATATTTTAAATCCTGCACTTACTATTAGAGCCTTTTTATTCTTTGCATATCCAACGTGGATGTCTGGTGATAAAGTTTGGGTTGAAGGTGCTGTTGAAAGAACTAACGAAATTGCTGCAGGTGCAAATTTAGATGCTATTTCTGGTGAAACCATTTTAGGTACACTGGCACAAGGAAAAGAGATTGCGTATTCTGTATCAGATATGTTTTTAGGTTTTATACCTGGTTCTGTTGGAGAAACATCTGCACTTTTAATAGTATTGGGAGGATTGTTTTTAATCTTCACTAAAATTGGAAGTTGGAGAATCATGTTGTCTTCTGCTCTTGGAGCCTTAGTAATGGGGATAATATTTAATCAAATTGTTGATGCTGGTATAATTTCAGAAGGTAGTAAGTTTTACGGTTTAATGAGTACTACATTTTGGCATCACTTACTTATTGGTGGTTTTGCTTTTGGTACCGTATTTATGGCAACCGACCCTGTTACGGCATCACAAACCAATAAAGGAAAATGGATTTACGGATTTTTAATAGGATTTTTATCGATTTTAATTAGAGTCTTTAATCCTGCATATCCAGAAGGTGTTATGTTAGCTATTCTCTTAATGAATGTATTTGCACCAACTATCGACCACTATGTGGTTCAAGGAAATGTGAAACAAAGAAAGAAACGTTTAAAAGCAAAAACAGTCTAACGATGGAAAATAGAATAGATAAAAATTCATATACCATATTTTTTGCTATTGCAATGGTATTGATTGTTGGATCATTATTAGCATTTGCAGCATCATCTTTAAAGCCTACTATAAATGAAAATAAGCGTTTAGAAAAGCAGCAAAATATATTATATGCCATGGGTGTAAATAATAATGAT
The nucleotide sequence above comes from Flavobacteriaceae bacterium HL-DH10. Encoded proteins:
- a CDS encoding NADH:ubiquinone reductase (Na(+)-transporting) subunit B, yielding MGLKEKLHSFKEKNKSKKWLPAFSAIHTFLYLPNETTHNGTHIKAADDLKRTMNTVIMAMVPCLIFGMFNAGYQHNVQIGDIQAVTSGFFSSEFWIMDNFLIGFWKILPLVIVSYGVGLGIEFIFAIIKQHEVEEGYLVTGMLVPLIVPVDIPLWMLAVAVVFGVVIGKEVFGGTGMNILNPALTIRAFLFFAYPTWMSGDKVWVEGAVERTNEIAAGANLDAISGETILGTLAQGKEIAYSVSDMFLGFIPGSVGETSALLIVLGGLFLIFTKIGSWRIMLSSALGALVMGIIFNQIVDAGIISEGSKFYGLMSTTFWHHLLIGGFAFGTVFMATDPVTASQTNKGKWIYGFLIGFLSILIRVFNPAYPEGVMLAILLMNVFAPTIDHYVVQGNVKQRKKRLKAKTV